In a genomic window of Paramicrobacterium chengjingii:
- a CDS encoding DUF4956 domain-containing protein: MSLVIAISTDLIAITLLAYVLYFRRHRRRDLLLSYIALNVGVFAVTMALSSVEVGIGLGIGLFGILSIIRLRSDQITQQEIAYYFVSLALGLLAGLQPSPLWVTPALSALMLLVMAVIDSPHVAPGSRRHTITLDRAFTNEAELSAHLEQTLDAHVTRVEVLDVDLVRDTTLVDVRYSARVVQADAREEGAVLKHGQSSRFRPLLGTLPFFRHGSSAAGHGEHAPALERFQAPDVAGPESEWRDEHADSTKQHAAVTR, from the coding sequence ATGTCACTCGTCATCGCGATTTCGACCGACCTCATCGCCATCACGCTTCTGGCCTACGTGCTGTACTTCCGGCGGCACCGTCGTCGCGACCTGCTGCTGTCATACATCGCGCTCAACGTCGGTGTCTTCGCGGTGACGATGGCGTTGAGTTCCGTCGAGGTGGGCATTGGGCTCGGCATCGGCCTCTTCGGCATCCTCTCGATCATTCGCCTGCGCAGCGACCAGATTACGCAACAAGAGATCGCGTACTACTTCGTGTCGTTGGCGCTCGGGCTCCTCGCCGGGCTGCAGCCGTCGCCACTCTGGGTGACGCCAGCGCTCTCTGCGCTCATGCTTCTCGTGATGGCGGTCATCGACAGCCCGCATGTTGCACCGGGCAGTCGCCGGCACACCATCACGCTCGACCGTGCATTCACGAACGAGGCTGAATTGAGCGCGCACCTCGAACAGACTCTCGACGCCCACGTCACCCGCGTAGAAGTGCTCGACGTCGACCTCGTGCGTGACACCACACTCGTCGACGTTCGCTACAGCGCGCGCGTTGTCCAGGCGGATGCCCGAGAAGAGGGCGCAGTGCTGAAACACGGACAATCCTCACGATTCCGTCCTCTTCTGGGCACTTTGCCCTTCTTTCGGCACGGCTCGTCCGCGGCAGGGCACGGCGAGCACGCACCCGCGCTTGAGCGCTTTCAGGCCCCCGACGTCGCCGGCCCTGAGTCCGAATGGCGCGACGAGCACGCCGATTCCACGAAGCAGCACGCAGCAGTGACACGATGA
- a CDS encoding FAD-dependent monooxygenase — translation MTTETPHVLISGGGIAGTALALRLVEQGIRTTVVERAEAPREGGQVVDLRGASRVVAEQMGLMPGIREYQLHEKGIAYIGSRGAVYARMSMEDYDGKGAVAEIEIARGDLHRVLLKRLDEASGAAPGLLSLRYGEHIAALEQNDDGVNIAFASGAADRFDLVVGGDGVHSATRRMGVGPEEDFSTYLGGYTAFFSMPTPAGIEPGWFTMRAVPGVAVGVRPGPDPDTSMVLVMIRMDRHPALRRDRAAQLALVRRMVSAAGWHAPAMLAALEQSQDFYFDELVRIEVPDVSHGRVTLIGDAASSGSPLSGMGTATALIGAYLLAAEIAASPDDVVAATSRYATAIAPFSEAGQVLPGGGIRFMVPRSTVGSVMSQWVMRVLVSRALRPTMKRMVGGGQNTAPALPQNDPVGHH, via the coding sequence ATGACTACAGAAACTCCCCACGTTCTGATCTCAGGCGGTGGAATCGCTGGCACGGCGCTCGCTCTGCGTCTCGTGGAGCAGGGCATCCGCACAACCGTCGTCGAGAGAGCCGAAGCGCCCCGTGAGGGAGGGCAGGTCGTCGATCTTCGGGGAGCAAGCCGCGTTGTGGCCGAGCAGATGGGACTCATGCCTGGAATCCGCGAGTATCAACTCCATGAGAAGGGCATCGCCTACATCGGCTCTCGTGGTGCCGTGTACGCCCGAATGTCGATGGAGGACTACGACGGAAAAGGCGCAGTGGCTGAGATTGAGATCGCACGCGGTGACCTGCACCGCGTGCTTCTCAAACGTCTTGACGAGGCGAGCGGGGCTGCGCCGGGGCTTTTGAGCCTTCGCTATGGCGAGCACATCGCCGCTCTCGAACAAAACGACGACGGTGTGAACATTGCGTTCGCGTCGGGAGCGGCCGATCGATTCGACCTTGTCGTCGGCGGTGATGGAGTGCACTCGGCGACTAGGCGCATGGGCGTCGGACCCGAGGAAGACTTCTCGACGTATCTCGGCGGCTACACTGCATTCTTCAGTATGCCGACGCCAGCCGGAATCGAGCCCGGCTGGTTCACAATGCGAGCTGTGCCGGGAGTCGCGGTCGGCGTGAGGCCCGGCCCAGACCCCGACACCTCGATGGTCCTCGTGATGATTCGAATGGATCGTCACCCCGCATTGCGGCGTGACCGCGCTGCTCAACTGGCGTTGGTGCGTCGGATGGTTTCCGCCGCCGGCTGGCATGCCCCGGCGATGCTGGCAGCGCTCGAGCAATCGCAGGACTTCTATTTCGATGAGCTAGTTCGCATCGAGGTTCCTGACGTCTCGCACGGCCGCGTCACGTTGATCGGCGACGCCGCTTCGTCTGGTTCGCCGCTGTCGGGAATGGGAACGGCGACGGCGCTCATCGGTGCCTACCTCCTCGCCGCCGAGATCGCGGCGTCGCCCGATGACGTTGTTGCAGCGACGAGTCGCTATGCCACGGCGATTGCACCCTTTTCGGAGGCGGGGCAGGTGCTCCCCGGAGGTGGCATTCGCTTCATGGTTCCGAGAAGCACGGTCGGAAGCGTTATGTCGCAATGGGTCATGCGCGTCCTGGTCTCTCGCGCCCTGAGACCGACAATGAAGCGCATGGTCGGCGGAGGTCAGAACACTGCGCCGGCGCTGCCACAGAATGACCCAGTCGGGCACCATTAG
- a CDS encoding response regulator transcription factor gives MKRILIAEDEERISSFIEKGLRANGFRSETVTDGHSAVEFARSGDFDLMVLDIGLPGLDGFSVLRRVRGDRIEMPIIILTARDAIEDTVAGLSGGADDYMRKPFSFEELLARVRLRLRTDSAGEATILKSGDVSLDLRTRRALVGEQTVELTTREYALLEVFMRHPDEVLSRQQLLSQVWGFDFDPGSNVVDVYIRYLRSKLGTDRFETVRGAGYRLVAR, from the coding sequence GTGAAACGTATCCTGATTGCCGAAGACGAAGAGCGCATCTCGTCGTTCATCGAAAAGGGTCTGCGGGCAAACGGATTTCGCTCTGAGACCGTCACCGACGGCCACTCGGCTGTCGAGTTCGCCCGGTCGGGCGACTTCGACCTGATGGTGCTCGACATTGGGTTGCCTGGGCTCGACGGCTTCAGCGTGCTGCGCAGGGTTCGCGGTGATCGAATCGAGATGCCGATCATTATTCTGACCGCACGCGACGCCATCGAAGACACCGTCGCCGGGCTTTCGGGCGGAGCCGACGACTACATGCGCAAACCGTTTTCGTTCGAGGAGCTGCTTGCTCGCGTCCGACTGCGACTGCGCACCGATTCGGCCGGAGAGGCGACAATTCTCAAATCGGGCGACGTATCGCTCGACCTCCGCACCCGTCGTGCGCTTGTCGGCGAACAGACTGTCGAACTCACCACTCGCGAATACGCGCTGCTCGAGGTATTCATGCGGCATCCAGACGAGGTGCTCAGCCGCCAGCAGCTTCTCAGCCAAGTGTGGGGTTTCGACTTCGACCCTGGCTCCAACGTCGTCGACGTGTACATTCGCTATCTGCGCTCCAAGCTCGGCACCGACCGCTTTGAAACTGTTCGCGGTGCCGGGTACCGACTCGTCGCACGCTGA
- a CDS encoding GNAT family N-acetyltransferase: protein MITLRPWRLSDASALRECIATSPDLTRQVGTADVSSVEACRAFIRDALPNEASAVNFASCVDDVPVGNIGISSIEYRHSTGWTYYWLAAGARGQGIATRALATVATWAFTEQSIHRLELGHRVDNPASCRVATRAGFIVEGVERERLRYGTERFDVETHARLATDATIDFDPLPLAA from the coding sequence ATGATCACGCTGCGGCCCTGGAGACTCTCCGATGCCTCTGCGCTGCGAGAGTGCATTGCCACCTCGCCCGACCTCACTCGCCAGGTGGGCACTGCCGATGTGTCGTCGGTCGAAGCCTGCCGCGCGTTCATCCGCGATGCGCTGCCCAACGAAGCATCCGCCGTCAATTTTGCCTCGTGCGTCGACGATGTTCCCGTGGGCAACATCGGGATCAGCAGCATCGAATACCGCCACAGCACCGGCTGGACGTATTACTGGCTCGCTGCTGGCGCCCGCGGGCAGGGCATCGCGACCCGCGCACTCGCGACTGTTGCGACGTGGGCGTTCACGGAACAGAGCATTCATCGTCTCGAACTCGGGCACCGCGTCGATAATCCTGCATCCTGCCGGGTCGCCACGCGTGCCGGGTTCATTGTCGAAGGCGTCGAACGCGAGAGGCTCCGTTACGGAACCGAACGGTTCGACGTTGAGACGCATGCACGGCTGGCGACGGATGCCACCATCGACTTCGACCCACTGCCCCTTGCCGCGTGA
- a CDS encoding polyphosphate polymerase domain-containing protein has product MTITGTELSATPLLDHLSDLEPISLDQLNEQARLMTRVDRKYFVPRALLAAMLGQMPGEFRVLEIDRARLFSYRTVYFDSPEFRFYRQHVQGRRHRYKVRTRTYCESGDCMLEVKSKGYRGQTVKERIDHDPLTPSDLTASDTAFIERIIGENAARLRPVLETVYRRATLCHDDQRVTLDLDLECISGNESHFGPSDVLVETKSPGGKGPLDRALLTAGVRPHSVSKYCVAASLLYPHLPGNAWRRTMRRYFDAPTTVAV; this is encoded by the coding sequence ATGACCATCACAGGCACCGAGTTGTCTGCGACCCCGCTGCTCGATCATCTCAGCGACCTCGAGCCAATCTCGCTTGACCAGCTCAACGAGCAGGCGCGGCTCATGACGCGTGTCGACCGCAAATACTTCGTGCCGCGTGCGCTGCTTGCCGCGATGCTCGGTCAGATGCCCGGAGAGTTCCGTGTGCTTGAGATCGATCGCGCGCGTCTCTTCAGCTACAGAACCGTCTACTTCGATTCTCCGGAGTTTCGGTTCTACCGTCAGCACGTGCAGGGCCGCCGTCATCGATATAAGGTGCGCACGCGCACGTACTGCGAGTCGGGCGACTGCATGCTCGAGGTGAAGTCGAAGGGCTACCGGGGCCAGACGGTCAAGGAACGCATTGATCACGACCCTTTGACTCCGAGTGATCTGACGGCCTCAGACACGGCCTTTATCGAGAGGATCATCGGGGAGAATGCCGCGAGGCTCCGCCCTGTGCTCGAGACCGTGTACCGCCGAGCGACGCTCTGTCACGACGATCAGCGTGTCACGCTCGACCTCGATCTCGAATGCATCTCGGGTAATGAGAGCCACTTTGGGCCAAGTGACGTTCTCGTCGAGACGAAATCGCCGGGCGGAAAGGGCCCGCTTGACCGGGCGCTGCTTACGGCCGGTGTGCGGCCCCACTCGGTGAGCAAGTACTGCGTTGCCGCGTCGCTGTTGTACCCGCACTTGCCCGGCAATGCGTGGCGCCGCACGATGCGTCGCTACTTCGACGCTCCCACAACGGTTGCCGTTTGA
- a CDS encoding sensor histidine kinase, translating into MTMTMTTMMMTTMTERRRGVTARTRILAWILLLVTIAVVAIVAVTGRSLFSRADAQVGAELSHEADKFRASASKPDPSTGTEFFTVRELLTSHLQHNLAEDSEMFFSIVDGVADRRSGGDPAARLDQDSAFVRKAATVTTPTTGTLATDAGPVKYAVIPVSVEGDPATGQLVIAEFLAPEHDDALATIWIMSIVAIVSLLLAGVTGWFIAGRVLAPIRDVRLTAARITETDLGRRIDVVGNDDVAQLAVTFNGMLDRLETAFTGQRRFLDDAGHELRTPITVIRGHLDVMSDDPDDLEQTMRLVSDELERMTRLVDDLVMLARSERPDFLLVGPTDLTDLVIETFAKATALADRRWNIDETPEAFAIADEQRLTQALLQLASNAVSHTDEGDVITLGGRVAGDRVQLWVTDTGDGIAEEDHQRIFQRFARGSAETRRHGTGLGLAIVARIAEAHGGSVTIDSTPGKGATFMLDLPWTSPEEEQ; encoded by the coding sequence ATGACGATGACGATGACGACGATGATGATGACGACGATGACTGAACGTCGCCGCGGGGTAACAGCGCGCACGCGTATTCTCGCCTGGATTCTGCTGCTGGTGACAATCGCCGTCGTCGCGATCGTTGCCGTCACCGGTCGATCGCTCTTCTCACGTGCGGATGCTCAGGTCGGTGCGGAGCTCAGCCACGAAGCAGACAAGTTTCGCGCCTCAGCCAGCAAGCCCGACCCCAGCACAGGAACAGAGTTCTTCACTGTGAGGGAGCTGCTCACGAGCCATCTGCAGCACAATCTCGCCGAAGACTCCGAAATGTTCTTCAGCATTGTCGACGGCGTAGCCGACCGCCGAAGCGGAGGCGACCCGGCGGCACGTCTCGATCAGGATTCTGCCTTCGTCCGAAAGGCCGCGACCGTCACGACTCCGACAACCGGGACGCTCGCGACCGATGCGGGTCCGGTGAAGTACGCCGTCATACCCGTCTCGGTCGAGGGCGACCCCGCGACGGGGCAGCTCGTGATCGCCGAGTTTCTCGCTCCGGAGCATGATGACGCGTTGGCGACGATTTGGATCATGTCGATCGTGGCCATCGTCTCGCTTCTGCTCGCCGGCGTCACCGGCTGGTTCATCGCGGGACGTGTGCTGGCTCCGATTCGCGACGTTCGCTTGACCGCAGCGCGCATCACCGAAACCGACCTCGGCCGACGCATCGACGTCGTCGGAAATGACGATGTTGCACAGCTCGCCGTCACGTTCAACGGCATGCTCGATCGACTCGAGACAGCGTTCACTGGCCAACGCCGGTTTCTCGATGATGCTGGGCACGAGCTGCGCACTCCCATCACGGTGATTCGCGGACACCTCGATGTGATGAGCGACGACCCCGACGATCTAGAGCAGACCATGCGGCTCGTCAGCGACGAGCTTGAACGCATGACACGGCTCGTTGACGATCTGGTCATGCTTGCGCGAAGCGAGCGACCAGATTTTCTATTGGTCGGGCCCACCGATCTCACCGATCTCGTCATCGAGACGTTCGCCAAGGCCACGGCTCTCGCCGACCGACGGTGGAACATCGACGAGACTCCCGAAGCCTTCGCCATCGCCGACGAGCAGCGCCTCACCCAGGCGCTGCTTCAACTGGCATCCAATGCCGTCAGCCATACCGACGAGGGCGACGTGATCACGCTCGGGGGCCGCGTGGCCGGCGACCGCGTGCAGCTCTGGGTCACTGACACCGGCGACGGCATTGCCGAAGAAGACCATCAGCGCATCTTCCAGCGCTTCGCGCGCGGCAGTGCCGAGACCCGTCGCCATGGCACGGGTCTCGGGCTCGCGATCGTCGCGCGCATCGCCGAAGCACACGGCGGATCCGTCACAATCGACTCGACCCCAGGCAAGGGTGCGACATTCATGCTCGACCTGCCGTGGACGAGCCCAGAGGAGGAGCAGTGA
- a CDS encoding DUF2207 family protein has protein sequence MERIARIIIVAGAASVGAMLTGPAAVAAGATTAPAFAAIGPVAGDVDDFDFRSLDVDYTIGRDDDGGSMLEVVEEFTADFPDFDQNHGMRRSIPDTYNGQPLEPELVSITDADGNEFPAETDSEDGTFQMTARSDNYLHGTQTFVFTYTLRHVTWSFDDTDADEFYWDVNGVDWVQPFGSVAATLHVPADLVDALTDEQSCYKGAQGATEQCTISATTDADGAAIVTASAYDLSPYETMSISVGFEQGTFTPYDTSFFARPWGWLQLLATIAAIALIIPAIVTRVRTLKDAPGRPTIIAEYEPPQGIDALQAAVFLGKKAKAIPAEVLEQAVTGSIRILEGKRKLFGGTRLQAQLLDPSRADADGRMLLYGLFGGAPAGAIFEFGSTDRRFSKVAQDTLTWAKDVLKRRGVRRTDLSKAGKGTLLVSFLVMLVSIGFGAASLVLHVDPGLPIALLLASIAAFVVCLLLVAYTPLSSAGAELRDHLKGLEEFIRWAEADRIRMLQSPSGAERRSFDPTDARQVLHLYEKLLPFAVIFGQEKQWADQLVVLYQYTGSTTPEWYYGTGGFNASAFSSGISTLSTSAVASSSSTGGSSGGGSAGGGGGGGGGGGV, from the coding sequence ATGGAGAGAATCGCACGCATCATTATCGTCGCGGGGGCGGCGAGCGTCGGGGCGATGCTGACTGGGCCGGCAGCCGTCGCTGCGGGCGCCACAACGGCACCTGCCTTCGCAGCAATCGGCCCGGTCGCAGGCGATGTGGACGACTTCGACTTTCGCAGTCTCGACGTCGACTACACGATCGGTCGTGATGATGACGGCGGCAGCATGCTCGAGGTCGTCGAGGAGTTCACGGCAGACTTCCCCGATTTCGACCAGAACCACGGCATGCGACGCAGCATCCCCGACACCTACAACGGGCAGCCTCTCGAGCCCGAGCTCGTATCGATCACCGACGCCGACGGTAACGAATTCCCAGCCGAGACCGACTCCGAAGACGGAACGTTCCAGATGACGGCTCGCTCGGATAACTACCTGCACGGCACGCAGACGTTCGTCTTCACCTACACGCTTCGCCACGTCACGTGGTCATTCGACGACACCGATGCTGACGAATTCTATTGGGACGTCAACGGTGTCGACTGGGTTCAGCCGTTCGGCTCCGTGGCCGCGACCCTGCACGTCCCCGCCGACCTCGTCGACGCCCTCACGGATGAGCAGTCCTGCTACAAAGGCGCTCAAGGCGCAACGGAACAGTGCACGATTTCAGCAACGACGGATGCCGACGGCGCGGCGATTGTGACGGCATCCGCGTATGACCTGAGCCCCTACGAGACGATGAGCATCTCGGTCGGGTTCGAACAGGGTACGTTCACGCCGTATGACACCTCGTTCTTCGCCCGCCCGTGGGGCTGGCTGCAGCTGCTGGCAACGATCGCCGCCATCGCCCTGATCATTCCGGCGATCGTCACCCGCGTTCGTACGCTCAAGGATGCTCCGGGTCGCCCTACGATCATCGCCGAGTATGAGCCACCACAGGGCATCGATGCATTGCAGGCAGCGGTCTTTCTCGGCAAGAAGGCGAAGGCAATTCCCGCCGAGGTGCTTGAGCAGGCAGTGACGGGCAGCATCCGCATACTCGAAGGAAAGCGAAAGCTGTTCGGCGGCACACGGCTGCAGGCTCAGCTTCTTGATCCGTCGAGAGCCGATGCCGATGGCCGTATGCTGTTGTACGGGCTGTTCGGGGGTGCCCCCGCCGGTGCCATCTTCGAGTTCGGCAGCACCGACCGGCGATTTTCGAAGGTCGCTCAAGACACCCTCACCTGGGCGAAGGATGTTCTGAAACGCCGCGGCGTTCGCCGCACTGATCTGAGCAAGGCAGGCAAAGGCACCCTTCTGGTCAGCTTTCTCGTGATGCTGGTGTCGATCGGTTTCGGAGCGGCCTCGCTCGTTCTGCACGTTGACCCGGGGCTGCCCATCGCGTTGCTTCTGGCGTCGATCGCGGCGTTCGTCGTCTGCTTGCTGCTCGTTGCATATACACCGCTTTCCTCCGCTGGCGCAGAGTTGCGCGATCATCTCAAAGGCCTTGAGGAGTTCATCCGGTGGGCAGAGGCCGACCGAATCAGGATGCTGCAATCGCCGTCCGGGGCTGAGCGACGAAGCTTCGACCCCACCGACGCGCGCCAGGTGCTGCATCTCTACGAGAAACTTCTGCCTTTCGCCGTGATCTTTGGCCAGGAAAAGCAGTGGGCCGATCAACTCGTCGTGCTTTACCAATACACCGGCAGTACAACGCCCGAGTGGTACTACGGCACTGGAGGGTTCAACGCCTCGGCGTTCTCGAGTGGCATCTCGACGTTGTCGACGAGCGCCGTCGCGTCGTCGTCGAGCACGGGCGGCTCGAGCGGAGGAGGCTCGGCTGGCGGCGGTGGCGGCGGAGGGGGCGGAGGCGGCGTCTAA
- a CDS encoding FadR/GntR family transcriptional regulator produces the protein MTEEQRAWQTVLSRVESDLLDGTLVPGDRLPGERALAAELGVGRSSVREALRVLEVLGLIRTAAGSGPGAGAIIVATPRGGMSALLRLQVAAQGFALRDIVATRLVLETSVAETLAHQHPDLGDAEALLTAMNADGLTPDEFLALDARFHLSLAEASGNAVIAATMAGLRDAIESYVREGSERIEDWPPTAARLRAEHAGLLSAITDRDPDAARTRVHDHITGYYAQITDPSHREESQNGHSPAPEAR, from the coding sequence GTGACTGAGGAGCAGCGCGCATGGCAGACCGTACTCTCCCGTGTCGAGTCGGATCTGCTCGACGGCACACTCGTTCCCGGTGACCGCCTTCCCGGGGAGCGCGCTCTCGCCGCTGAGCTCGGGGTCGGCAGATCCAGCGTGCGCGAAGCCTTGCGCGTGCTCGAGGTGCTTGGGCTCATCCGCACAGCCGCCGGCTCGGGACCCGGCGCTGGGGCAATTATCGTCGCCACCCCGCGAGGTGGCATGTCTGCGCTGCTGCGCCTTCAGGTTGCAGCACAGGGATTCGCTCTGCGCGACATCGTCGCTACGCGTCTGGTTCTCGAGACATCGGTCGCCGAAACGCTTGCTCACCAGCATCCGGATCTCGGCGACGCCGAGGCCCTGCTGACCGCGATGAATGCCGATGGCCTCACCCCTGATGAGTTTTTGGCTCTCGACGCTCGCTTTCACCTCTCACTCGCGGAGGCCTCGGGCAACGCCGTCATCGCGGCGACGATGGCCGGACTGCGCGATGCCATCGAGTCCTACGTGCGCGAAGGCAGCGAGCGCATCGAGGACTGGCCTCCTACAGCCGCACGGCTGCGCGCCGAGCACGCCGGACTGCTCAGCGCAATCACCGATCGCGATCCGGATGCCGCACGAACACGTGTCCACGACCACATCACGGGCTACTACGCCCAGATCACCGACCCATCGCACCGAGAGGAATCGCAGAATGGTCACTCGCCAGCTCCCGAAGCCCGCTGA
- a CDS encoding alpha-hydroxy acid oxidase, translating to MVTRQLPKPAEIFELMSFKKPEFNGRKRRLDAALTIDDLRTIAKKRTPAAAFDYTDGAAEGEISLDRARQAFKDIEFHPDVLRPAASVDTSTTILGDSSALPFGIAPTGFTRLMQTEGEIAGASAARDAGIPFTLSTLGTTSIEDVKAANPYGRNWFQLYVMRDREVSYELTRRAAASGFDTLFFTVDTPVAGARLRDKRNGFSIPPQLTAGTIINAIPRPWWWIDFLTTPKLEFASLSSTGGTVGELLDAAMDPTISFDDLDVIRGMWPGKIVVKGVQNVADAAKLVDLGVDGIVLSNHGGRQLDRAPIPFHLLPSVRREVGDDATVMVDTGIMNGADIVASVALGADFTLIGRAYLYGLMAGGREGVNRTIAILRDEIVRTMKLLGVSSLAELQPRHVTQLSRFMRLSSDAVEAASTTD from the coding sequence ATGGTCACTCGCCAGCTCCCGAAGCCCGCTGAGATCTTTGAGCTCATGTCATTCAAAAAGCCGGAGTTCAACGGCAGAAAACGTCGGCTCGACGCTGCGCTCACCATCGATGATCTGCGCACGATCGCCAAGAAACGCACTCCCGCCGCAGCCTTCGACTACACGGACGGAGCGGCCGAGGGCGAGATCTCCCTCGACCGCGCACGCCAGGCGTTCAAAGACATCGAGTTTCACCCCGACGTGCTGCGACCCGCCGCGAGTGTCGACACGTCGACGACGATCCTCGGTGACAGCAGCGCCCTGCCATTTGGCATCGCGCCCACCGGATTCACGCGGCTCATGCAGACGGAAGGCGAGATCGCGGGCGCGAGCGCTGCACGCGATGCCGGAATTCCTTTCACGCTCTCCACACTCGGCACAACGTCGATCGAAGATGTGAAGGCAGCGAACCCTTACGGGCGCAACTGGTTTCAGCTGTACGTCATGCGCGACCGCGAAGTTTCTTACGAGCTGACGCGTCGTGCTGCAGCATCCGGGTTCGACACCCTCTTCTTCACCGTCGACACACCCGTCGCCGGTGCGCGCCTGCGCGATAAGCGCAACGGATTCTCCATTCCACCGCAACTCACGGCAGGCACGATCATCAATGCAATTCCTCGACCATGGTGGTGGATCGACTTTCTGACGACGCCGAAACTCGAATTCGCGTCACTATCGTCAACGGGCGGCACGGTCGGCGAACTGCTCGATGCCGCAATGGACCCGACGATCAGCTTCGACGATCTCGATGTCATTCGAGGCATGTGGCCGGGCAAGATTGTGGTGAAGGGCGTGCAGAACGTCGCCGACGCCGCCAAGCTCGTAGATCTCGGCGTCGATGGCATCGTGCTCTCAAACCACGGTGGGCGCCAGCTCGACCGCGCCCCGATCCCGTTTCACCTGCTGCCGAGTGTGCGTCGCGAGGTCGGGGACGACGCCACGGTGATGGTCGATACCGGCATCATGAACGGAGCGGACATCGTCGCCTCTGTCGCCCTCGGTGCCGACTTCACGCTCATTGGCCGCGCGTATCTCTACGGGCTCATGGCGGGTGGCCGCGAGGGAGTCAACCGCACAATCGCGATTCTGCGCGACGAAATCGTTCGCACCATGAAGCTACTCGGTGTCTCTTCGCTCGCGGAGCTGCAACCGCGTCATGTCACCCAGCTCTCGCGATTCATGCGACTTTCATCGGATGCTGTCGAGGCGGCGAGCACAACAGACTGA
- a CDS encoding polyprenol monophosphomannose synthase, producing the protein MCRSEGGVVVVETLVIIPTYNERANIADVVARVRSSVSDAHVLVVDDASPDGTGALADELAASDSHIHVLHRVGKQGLGAAYSAAFEWGLERSFERLIEMDADGSHLPEQLPRLLEASRGGADLVLGSRWVAGGGIENWPWHRRMLSRGGSAYARWVLRMPYRDVTGGYRVFTADALRSLGRDDVHSQGYGFQVDMLWHAHRAGLRIVEVPITFVERTRGRSKMTTGIVIEAMWRVTLWGLASLPGKFRSAR; encoded by the coding sequence ATGTGCAGGTCGGAAGGGGGAGTCGTCGTGGTAGAAACGCTCGTCATCATCCCGACCTACAACGAGAGGGCAAACATCGCCGATGTCGTCGCGCGGGTTCGCAGCTCTGTCTCAGACGCGCACGTTCTCGTGGTCGACGATGCCTCGCCAGACGGCACCGGTGCGCTCGCCGACGAGCTCGCGGCATCCGATTCGCACATTCACGTTCTGCACAGGGTAGGTAAGCAGGGGCTCGGAGCCGCATACTCGGCGGCGTTCGAGTGGGGGCTTGAGCGTTCGTTCGAGCGGCTGATCGAAATGGATGCCGATGGGTCGCACCTTCCGGAGCAGTTGCCGCGTCTACTGGAAGCATCGCGCGGAGGCGCGGACCTTGTGTTGGGGTCGCGCTGGGTGGCAGGTGGCGGCATCGAAAACTGGCCGTGGCACAGGCGGATGCTGTCGCGCGGAGGCAGTGCGTATGCACGGTGGGTACTCCGCATGCCGTATCGCGACGTGACGGGTGGGTACCGAGTATTTACGGCCGATGCTCTGCGCAGTCTTGGCCGTGACGACGTGCACAGCCAGGGATACGGCTTTCAGGTCGACATGCTGTGGCACGCACACCGGGCGGGTCTGCGCATCGTCGAGGTTCCGATCACCTTCGTGGAACGCACGCGCGGTCGGTCGAAGATGACGACGGGCATCGTGATCGAGGCGATGTGGCGCGTGACCTTGTGGGGTCTTGCGTCGTTGCCGGGGAAATTCCGTTCCGCGCGGTGA